The following proteins come from a genomic window of Candidatus Aminicenantes bacterium:
- a CDS encoding PhoH family protein produces MDELTTPESLDPAVLKLFEKHSKDLETAFQIHLSIRGTKLMFNGPKVNRNRFRDYVEKLFSTSRESGGLTRREFELSLNMAQSGRLDSLEKEMLTPVSLRLNGREVFPRTLNQKRYLEAMQENTLTFGIGPAGTGKTYLAIAAALQSLFARDVDRIVLTRPVVEAGEKLGFLPGDIQQKVNPYFRPLYDALYDLIGFEKTADLIDREIIEIAPLAYMRGRTINNAFVILDEGQNTLSSQMKMFLTRFGANSRVVVTADISQIDLADPRKSGIFRAIKILNHIQGIRITTLTARDVVRHPLVRRIIDAYDQTNSQ; encoded by the coding sequence ATGGATGAACTCACAACACCTGAAAGCCTGGATCCCGCCGTTCTAAAGTTATTCGAAAAACACTCGAAAGACCTGGAAACGGCTTTTCAGATCCACCTTTCCATCCGCGGGACCAAACTCATGTTCAACGGTCCCAAGGTGAACCGCAACCGATTCCGGGATTATGTCGAAAAGCTTTTTTCGACATCTCGGGAATCCGGGGGTTTGACGCGCCGTGAATTTGAACTGTCGCTGAATATGGCCCAGAGCGGGCGCCTGGATTCTCTGGAAAAAGAGATGCTGACTCCGGTCAGTTTGCGCTTGAACGGCCGCGAAGTCTTTCCACGCACACTCAACCAGAAACGCTACCTCGAGGCCATGCAGGAGAACACGCTTACCTTCGGCATTGGTCCCGCGGGCACAGGCAAAACCTACCTGGCCATCGCCGCCGCCCTGCAGAGCCTGTTTGCCCGCGACGTGGACCGCATTGTATTGACCCGGCCGGTGGTTGAAGCCGGCGAGAAACTGGGTTTCCTTCCCGGAGATATTCAGCAGAAAGTCAATCCCTATTTCCGTCCCCTGTATGACGCTTTATACGACCTGATCGGTTTTGAGAAAACCGCCGACCTCATCGACCGTGAGATCATTGAAATTGCGCCCCTGGCCTACATGCGTGGCAGAACCATCAACAACGCTTTTGTCATTCTTGATGAAGGCCAGAACACGCTTTCATCGCAGATGAAGATGTTCCTGACTCGTTTCGGCGCCAATTCCAGGGTGGTGGTTACCGCGGATATATCGCAGATTGATCTGGCCGACCCCAGGAAATCGGGAATTTTTCGTGCCATCAAAATTCTGAACCATATTCAGGGTATCCGCATTACCACCCTGACAGCCCGCGACGTGGTGCGCCACCCCCTGGTCCGGCGCATCATCGATGCTTACGATCAGACCAACAGCCAATGA